In Musa acuminata AAA Group cultivar baxijiao chromosome BXJ2-3, Cavendish_Baxijiao_AAA, whole genome shotgun sequence, the following proteins share a genomic window:
- the LOC103977608 gene encoding GBF-interacting protein 1-like, protein MVMGSGVDGGGQVVPLRIQKTIQSIKEIVGNHSDADIYAVLKETNMDPNETAQKLLNQDPFHEVKRKRDRKKEPTGYRGLADTRRHVEPNVQWAKPLTSWDQNMHKGDYTRNSVPRISRQFRIVRDNRVNQNAKEDVKQETLHQTSSYIHEKSTARDPSDEELSVASNLDGYLLSADSSKFTDVSHNAKDAGPSGSQRPFLHEDAKATVSSSKAQDLQNSSHAHSKVASGNSIIGVYSSSLDPVHVPSADSRSAGIVGAIRRDIGAVGAQRRSSDRRVSQSSVSNLSSNPPLGKDVSPQTEPSGHLNATSKSNHLNQGSALVRNLPSTSMSRSVLSGQHNSKQHQQFMGNQKAMQTNMEWKPKSTQKPNIAIPGVVVSDSVSPSSADNLCITKLVDATELSEKLSKASISENQHVIIPQHLQVPESERTCLTFGSFEAGFDSKGIITANQQSQSSDEFTDEPSVSASASVPVVSTADVFAAGHKDTLVVQGRTPQSDYPAVVSESEELPTATDDSQSSQNIGSYADIGLVQSSSPPYSSKEQQLQNPQSLSSFSAYDNQNGYDVPFFRTVLEDNVHTQDLTSASEALNSLASSFSPLSSNGITQQQQLAHQPQQSLPQMYPQVHIPHYPNFVPYRHMFSPVYVPPIALPNYSSNPAYPHPSNGNNYLMMPGGSSQIPAASMKYAAAQYKPVPGGSPTAYASYNNSAGFTISPPGAVGSTAGPDDITRIKYKDHGLYMPNQQAETSDIWIQTQREHPSLQSAPYYNLSGQAPHAAFLPAHAGHGSFGPAAQISHVQYPGLYHPSQPASMASPHQLVHHNVAPAIGGGVGVGVAAPGPGPQVGTYQQPQVGHLNWTANF, encoded by the exons ATGGTCATGGGCTCGGGTGTCGACGGCGGAGGTCAGGTTGTCCCCTTGCGCATCCAGAAGACCATCCAATCCATCAAAGAGATCGTCGGGAACCACTCCGACGCCGATATCTACGCCGTGCTCAAGGAGACCAACATGGATCCCAACGAAACCGCTCAGAAATTGCTCAACCAAG ATCCATTTCATGAGGTAAAAAGGAAAAGGGACAGGAAGAAAGAG CCTACAGGTTACAGGGGCTTAGCTGATACAAGAAGGCATGTGGAACCTAATGTACAGTGGGCGAAACCTCTTACATCATGGGATCAAAATATGCACAAAGGAGATTATACTCGAAATTCAGTTCCTA GAATCAGCAGACAATTTCGTATTGTGAGAGACAACAGAGTAAATCAAAATGCAAAAGAGGATGTCAAGCAAGAAACACTTCATCAAACTTCTTCATACATTCATGAGAAGAG CACTGCCCGAGATCCATCTGATGAAGAGCTGTCTGTAGCCTCAAATTTAGACGGATACTTGCTATCAGCAGATTCAAGCAAGTTTACTGATGTATCTCATAATGCCAAAGATGCAGGCCCAAGTGGCAGTCAGAGACCATTTCTGCATGAAGATGCAAAGGCAACTGTCTCTTCATCAAAAGCACAGGATTTACAAAATAGTTCTCATGCTCATTCTAAAGTGGCATCAGGCAATTCTATTATAGGTGTGTACTCTTCATCTCTAGACCCAGTTCATGTACCGTCTGCTGACTCCAGATCAGCTGGAATAGTTGGGGCTATTCGGCGTGACATAGGAGCTGTTGGTGCTCAGAGACGGTCTTCTGATCGTCGGGTTTCTCAGTCATCAGTTTCTAATCTCTCTTCAAATCCTCCATTGGGAAAAGATGTTTCTCCACAGACAGAACCATCTGGTCATCTAAATGCCACATCTAAGAGCAATCATCTAAACCAAGGATCTGCCCTGGTGCGTAATTTGCCTAGCACATCCATGAGCAGATCAGTTCTGAGTGGCCAACACAATAGCAAGCAGCACCAACAGTTTATGGGTAATCAGAAAG CCATGCAGACCAACATGGAATGGAAGCCAAAATCTACTCAGAAACCCAATATTGCCATACCAGGTGTGGTTGTATCTGATTCAGTCTCTCCATCTTCTGCTGATAATTTGTGTATCACCAAGCTGGTAGATGCTACTGAACTGTCTGAGAAATTGTCAAAAGCTAGTATATCAGAAAATCAACATGTGATCATACCTCAACATCTTCAAGTGCCAGAGTCGGAGCGTACATGCTTGACTTTTGGCAGTTTTGAGGCAGGTTTTGACTCAAAAGGAATTATAACTGCTAATCAACAATCTCAAAGTTCAGATGAGTTCACTGATGAACCTTCAGTAAG TGCATCAGCTTCAGTTCCAGTTGTCTCCACCGCGGATGTCTTTGCTGCTGGCCATAAGGATACTTTGGTAGTCCAAGGTAGAACCCCTCAATCTGACTACCCTGCAGTGGTTTCAGAGTCTGAGGAACTACCAACTGCAACTGATGATTCGCAAAGTTCTCAAAATATTGGTAGTTATGCAGATATTGGGTTGGTCCAAAGTAGCAGTCCTCCTTACAGTTCAAAAGAACAGCAGTTGCAAAATCCACAAAGCTTGTCGAGCTTCTCG GCATATGACAACCAAAATGGTTATGATGTCCCATTTTTTAGAACTGTGTTGGAAGACAATGTACATACACAAGACTTAACTTCGGCATCTGAG GCCCTGAACTCACTTGCTTCCAGCTTCAGCCCTTTATCCTCCAATGGTATCACACAACAGCAACAACTAGCTCATCAGCCTCAGCAGTCACTTCCGCAGATGTATCCACAAGTTCACATCCCACATTATCCAAATTTTGTACCTTATCGTCACATGTTTTCTCCAGTTTATGTCCCACCGATTGCATTGCCGAACTACTCTAGCAATCCTGCATATCCTCACCCCTCAAATGGGAACAACTATCTTATGATGCCAGGCGGAAGCTCGCAGATACCTGCTGCCAGTATGAAGTATGCAGCTGCACAGTATAAACCAGTACCTGGTGGTAGCCCTACAGCATATGCAAGCTACAATAATTCAGCTGGATTCACCATTAGTCCCCCTGGTGCTGTTGGCAGTACAGCAGGCCCTGATGACATCACTAGAATCAAGTATAAAGACCACGGTCTCTATATGCCAAATCAACAG GCGGAGACATCGGACATCTGGATTCAGACACAAAGAGAGCATCCAAGCTTGCAGTCAGCACCATATTACAACTTATCAGGGCAAGCACCACATGCAGCATTTTTGCCCGCACATGCTGGTCATGGTTCTTTCGGTCCCGCAGCACAGATTTCACATGTGCAGTACCCTGGTTTGTACCATCCCAGTCAACCAGCCTCCATGGCGTCCCCACATCAGTTGGTACATCATAATGTGGCACCAGCCATCGGTGGAGGTGTTGGGGTTGGGGTGGCGGCGCCGGGGCCAGGGCCACAGGTTGGAACCTATCAGCAGCCCCAGGTTGGTCACCTAAACTGGACGGCCAACTTTTGA